A genomic window from Halorubrum lacusprofundi ATCC 49239 includes:
- a CDS encoding RNA-guided endonuclease InsQ/TnpB family protein — protein MLEVHRTHQAKILNHSQGEESLDRHGWSASKLWNVANHHSRKVWKETGEIPGHGDLKDELKTHPKYNGLHSQSSQRVLEELAEAFNSWYGSDDDRDNPPGYRKENYYDDQGRRVHEEHPRSTVTWKQNGIKHDTTNNRVRLSKGANHKEHPRAWEYILVEYETRPGVTVENLQQVRAVYDSTKERWELHLVCKDEIETPNAPGNETAGVDLGISNFAAVAYSTEDADLYPGNRLKQDGYYFPKEIAKCDDSGGDRATRLHHKWAERRTHFFHSLAKHIVERCVEKEVGRINVGDLEGVREDENGSSKNWGKHGNLDLHGWAFDRFSSILEYKARVEGIEVLEVSERDTSKTCCTCGKTDDSQRVHRGLYVCDECDAAFNADVNGAENIRLDSNESNSESAPDLGGDRSTGWLAQPGVYLHDLSRGFQPRTEVVDCKP, from the coding sequence ATGCTGGAGGTCCACCGCACCCATCAGGCAAAAATCCTCAACCACTCACAGGGAGAGGAATCGCTTGACCGGCACGGGTGGAGCGCCAGCAAACTCTGGAACGTCGCGAACCACCACTCCCGAAAAGTCTGGAAGGAGACGGGCGAGATTCCCGGTCACGGCGACCTCAAAGACGAGTTGAAGACGCATCCAAAATACAACGGACTCCATTCTCAGTCCAGTCAGCGCGTTCTGGAGGAACTCGCTGAAGCCTTCAACTCGTGGTACGGCTCCGACGACGATCGGGACAATCCACCCGGCTATCGGAAAGAAAACTACTACGACGACCAAGGCCGTCGCGTCCACGAAGAACACCCGCGTTCCACTGTGACGTGGAAGCAGAACGGCATCAAACACGACACCACAAACAACCGTGTTCGCCTCTCAAAAGGTGCGAACCACAAGGAACACCCGAGAGCGTGGGAATACATCCTTGTCGAATACGAGACACGCCCCGGCGTCACGGTCGAGAACCTACAGCAGGTTCGTGCTGTCTACGACAGCACAAAGGAACGCTGGGAACTCCACCTCGTCTGCAAAGACGAGATCGAGACACCCAACGCCCCCGGCAACGAGACGGCAGGTGTCGACCTCGGGATCAGCAACTTCGCCGCCGTCGCCTACAGCACCGAAGACGCCGACCTATACCCCGGCAACCGTCTGAAGCAAGACGGCTACTACTTCCCCAAGGAGATCGCCAAGTGCGACGACAGCGGTGGTGACAGGGCAACTCGGCTCCATCACAAGTGGGCGGAACGCCGCACTCACTTCTTCCATTCCTTGGCGAAACACATCGTCGAACGGTGTGTCGAGAAGGAAGTAGGACGCATCAACGTCGGAGACTTGGAAGGGGTCCGTGAAGATGAGAACGGCAGCTCGAAGAACTGGGGCAAGCACGGGAATCTCGACTTACACGGGTGGGCGTTCGACCGCTTCAGCTCGATTCTCGAATACAAGGCGAGAGTCGAGGGAATCGAGGTCTTGGAAGTGTCTGAGCGGGATACGAGCAAGACATGTTGCACATGCGGGAAAACAGACGACTCACAGCGCGTCCACCGCGGTTTGTACGTCTGTGATGAGTGCGACGCAGCGTTCAACGCCGACGTGAACGGGGCGGAGAACATCCGTCTCGACAGCAACGAAAGTAACTCCGAGTCTGCACCCGATTTGGGTGGAGATAGGAGTACCGGCTGGTTGGCACAGCCCGGAGTCTATCTTCACGACCTCTCTCGAGGATTCCAACCTCGGACAGAGGTGGTAGACTGCAAACCCTAA